A part of Gadus morhua chromosome 17, gadMor3.0, whole genome shotgun sequence genomic DNA contains:
- the LOC115529460 gene encoding uncharacterized protein LOC115529460 isoform X3, with translation MFWLTLILVLLHLTRGNNRLTTGPCFGRSLGISPCRTQFFKRESLTLYCGAEERIMTNSKSVTCSQKSHECNITLAGEHNSGSYWCDSNSGERGEAVNITVTAGSVKLGSPVHPVPEGSPVTLRCLTSHTSSKNLVVVTRINQSCTFSRDGRLIGVGLTGEMSFAAVNRSHEGLYTCTFSGVESPGSWLAVRATSSTEPPPPTNHHLLLPLVYAGPPLLLMVLLGVVGGFCWRRRRKEAEEAASEDEVHADVVQNKTKKKERDRSDCESTCSYGESLQPQPIRIPDPPLYSLLGSNRSLQSVADTKCQQLWLPDKNLKR, from the exons ATGTTCT GGCTGACTTTAATCCTGGTCCTGCTGCACCTCACCCGGGGAAACA ATCGGCTGACTACAGGTCCATGTTTCGGCCGGTCTCTGGGGATCAGCCCATGCAGGACTCAGTTCTTCAAGCGGGAGAGTTTGACGTTATACTGTGGAGCTGAGGAGCGTATAATGACTAACTCTAAATCAGTTACTTGCTCTCAGAAGAGCCATGAATGTAATATTACACTGGCAGGAGAACATAACAGCGGTTCTTACTGGTGTGACTCTAACTCTGGAGAACGAGGGGAAGCGGTCAACATCACAGTGACTg CAGGGTCTGTGAAACTAGGGAGTCCTGTCCACCCTGTACCAGAAGGAAGTCCTGTTACACTTCGCTGCCTGACGTCCCACACGTCCAGTAAAAATCTGGTTGTTGTGACCCGGATAAACCAGTCCTGTACCTTCTCCAGAGATGGACGGCTCATTGGGGTCGGTTTGACGGGAGAGATGAGTTTTGCTGCTGTCAACAGATCTCATGAAGGCCTCTACACGTGTACCTTCTCTGGTGTTGAGTCTCCAGGGAGCTGGCTGGCTGTCAGAG CAACCTCCTccaccgaacccccccccccgaccaatCACCACCTGCTCCTCCCATTGGTCTACGCTGGACCGCCCCTCCTCCTGATGGTTCTACTGGGAGTAGTGGGAGGATTCTGCTGGAGAAGGAGACGCAAAG aAGCCGAAGAAGCTGCCTCAGAGGATGAGGTTCATGCGGATGTAgtccaaaataaaacaaagaaaaaag AGCGAGATAGGTCAGACTGCGAGTCTACATGTAGTTACGGAGAAAGTCTGCAACCCCAGCCCATCAGAATACCAGATCCACCTCTCTACAGTCTCCTGGG TTCCAACAGATCGTTGCAGTCTGTTGCAGAcacaaaatgtcaacaattgtGGCTTCCTGATAAGAATTTAAAACGATGA
- the LOC115529460 gene encoding uncharacterized protein LOC115529460 isoform X4 → MFWLTLILVLLHLTRGNNRLTTGPCFGRSLGISPCRTQFFKRESLTLYCGAEERIMTNSKSVTCSQKSHECNITLAGEHNSGSYWCDSNSGERGEAVNITVTAGSVKLGSPVHPVPEGSPVTLRCLTSHTSSKNLVVVTRINQSCTFSRDGRLIGVGLTGEMSFAAVNRSHEGLYTCTFSGVESPGSWLAVRGDLLSSATSSTEPPPPTNHHLLLPLVYAGPPLLLMVLLGVVGGFCWRRRRKEAEEAASEDEVHADVVQNKTKKKERDRSDCESTCSYGESLQPQPIRIPDPPLYSLLG, encoded by the exons ATGTTCT GGCTGACTTTAATCCTGGTCCTGCTGCACCTCACCCGGGGAAACA ATCGGCTGACTACAGGTCCATGTTTCGGCCGGTCTCTGGGGATCAGCCCATGCAGGACTCAGTTCTTCAAGCGGGAGAGTTTGACGTTATACTGTGGAGCTGAGGAGCGTATAATGACTAACTCTAAATCAGTTACTTGCTCTCAGAAGAGCCATGAATGTAATATTACACTGGCAGGAGAACATAACAGCGGTTCTTACTGGTGTGACTCTAACTCTGGAGAACGAGGGGAAGCGGTCAACATCACAGTGACTg CAGGGTCTGTGAAACTAGGGAGTCCTGTCCACCCTGTACCAGAAGGAAGTCCTGTTACACTTCGCTGCCTGACGTCCCACACGTCCAGTAAAAATCTGGTTGTTGTGACCCGGATAAACCAGTCCTGTACCTTCTCCAGAGATGGACGGCTCATTGGGGTCGGTTTGACGGGAGAGATGAGTTTTGCTGCTGTCAACAGATCTCATGAAGGCCTCTACACGTGTACCTTCTCTGGTGTTGAGTCTCCAGGGAGCTGGCTGGCTGTCAGAG GTGATCTCCTTTCCTCAGCAACCTCCTccaccgaacccccccccccgaccaatCACCACCTGCTCCTCCCATTGGTCTACGCTGGACCGCCCCTCCTCCTGATGGTTCTACTGGGAGTAGTGGGAGGATTCTGCTGGAGAAGGAGACGCAAAG aAGCCGAAGAAGCTGCCTCAGAGGATGAGGTTCATGCGGATGTAgtccaaaataaaacaaagaaaaaag AGCGAGATAGGTCAGACTGCGAGTCTACATGTAGTTACGGAGAAAGTCTGCAACCCCAGCCCATCAGAATACCAGATCCACCTCTCTACAGTCTCCTGGGGTAA
- the LOC115529460 gene encoding uncharacterized protein LOC115529460 isoform X2, producing MFWLTLILVLLHLTRGNSPCFGRSLGISPCRTQFFKRESLTLYCGAEERIMTNSKSVTCSQKSHECNITLAGEHNSGSYWCDSNSGERGEAVNITVTAGSVKLGSPVHPVPEGSPVTLRCLTSHTSSKNLVVVTRINQSCTFSRDGRLIGVGLTGEMSFAAVNRSHEGLYTCTFSGVESPGSWLAVRGDLLSSATSSTEPPPPTNHHLLLPLVYAGPPLLLMVLLGVVGGFCWRRRRKEAEEAASEDEVHADVVQNKTKKKERDRSDCESTCSYGESLQPQPIRIPDPPLYSLLGSNRSLQSVADTKCQQLWLPDKNLKR from the exons ATGTTCT GGCTGACTTTAATCCTGGTCCTGCTGCACCTCACCCGGGGAAACA GTCCATGTTTCGGCCGGTCTCTGGGGATCAGCCCATGCAGGACTCAGTTCTTCAAGCGGGAGAGTTTGACGTTATACTGTGGAGCTGAGGAGCGTATAATGACTAACTCTAAATCAGTTACTTGCTCTCAGAAGAGCCATGAATGTAATATTACACTGGCAGGAGAACATAACAGCGGTTCTTACTGGTGTGACTCTAACTCTGGAGAACGAGGGGAAGCGGTCAACATCACAGTGACTg CAGGGTCTGTGAAACTAGGGAGTCCTGTCCACCCTGTACCAGAAGGAAGTCCTGTTACACTTCGCTGCCTGACGTCCCACACGTCCAGTAAAAATCTGGTTGTTGTGACCCGGATAAACCAGTCCTGTACCTTCTCCAGAGATGGACGGCTCATTGGGGTCGGTTTGACGGGAGAGATGAGTTTTGCTGCTGTCAACAGATCTCATGAAGGCCTCTACACGTGTACCTTCTCTGGTGTTGAGTCTCCAGGGAGCTGGCTGGCTGTCAGAG GTGATCTCCTTTCCTCAGCAACCTCCTccaccgaacccccccccccgaccaatCACCACCTGCTCCTCCCATTGGTCTACGCTGGACCGCCCCTCCTCCTGATGGTTCTACTGGGAGTAGTGGGAGGATTCTGCTGGAGAAGGAGACGCAAAG aAGCCGAAGAAGCTGCCTCAGAGGATGAGGTTCATGCGGATGTAgtccaaaataaaacaaagaaaaaag AGCGAGATAGGTCAGACTGCGAGTCTACATGTAGTTACGGAGAAAGTCTGCAACCCCAGCCCATCAGAATACCAGATCCACCTCTCTACAGTCTCCTGGG TTCCAACAGATCGTTGCAGTCTGTTGCAGAcacaaaatgtcaacaattgtGGCTTCCTGATAAGAATTTAAAACGATGA
- the LOC115529460 gene encoding uncharacterized protein LOC115529460 isoform X1 has product MFWLTLILVLLHLTRGNNRLTTGPCFGRSLGISPCRTQFFKRESLTLYCGAEERIMTNSKSVTCSQKSHECNITLAGEHNSGSYWCDSNSGERGEAVNITVTAGSVKLGSPVHPVPEGSPVTLRCLTSHTSSKNLVVVTRINQSCTFSRDGRLIGVGLTGEMSFAAVNRSHEGLYTCTFSGVESPGSWLAVRGDLLSSATSSTEPPPPTNHHLLLPLVYAGPPLLLMVLLGVVGGFCWRRRRKEAEEAASEDEVHADVVQNKTKKKERDRSDCESTCSYGESLQPQPIRIPDPPLYSLLGSNRSLQSVADTKCQQLWLPDKNLKR; this is encoded by the exons ATGTTCT GGCTGACTTTAATCCTGGTCCTGCTGCACCTCACCCGGGGAAACA ATCGGCTGACTACAGGTCCATGTTTCGGCCGGTCTCTGGGGATCAGCCCATGCAGGACTCAGTTCTTCAAGCGGGAGAGTTTGACGTTATACTGTGGAGCTGAGGAGCGTATAATGACTAACTCTAAATCAGTTACTTGCTCTCAGAAGAGCCATGAATGTAATATTACACTGGCAGGAGAACATAACAGCGGTTCTTACTGGTGTGACTCTAACTCTGGAGAACGAGGGGAAGCGGTCAACATCACAGTGACTg CAGGGTCTGTGAAACTAGGGAGTCCTGTCCACCCTGTACCAGAAGGAAGTCCTGTTACACTTCGCTGCCTGACGTCCCACACGTCCAGTAAAAATCTGGTTGTTGTGACCCGGATAAACCAGTCCTGTACCTTCTCCAGAGATGGACGGCTCATTGGGGTCGGTTTGACGGGAGAGATGAGTTTTGCTGCTGTCAACAGATCTCATGAAGGCCTCTACACGTGTACCTTCTCTGGTGTTGAGTCTCCAGGGAGCTGGCTGGCTGTCAGAG GTGATCTCCTTTCCTCAGCAACCTCCTccaccgaacccccccccccgaccaatCACCACCTGCTCCTCCCATTGGTCTACGCTGGACCGCCCCTCCTCCTGATGGTTCTACTGGGAGTAGTGGGAGGATTCTGCTGGAGAAGGAGACGCAAAG aAGCCGAAGAAGCTGCCTCAGAGGATGAGGTTCATGCGGATGTAgtccaaaataaaacaaagaaaaaag AGCGAGATAGGTCAGACTGCGAGTCTACATGTAGTTACGGAGAAAGTCTGCAACCCCAGCCCATCAGAATACCAGATCCACCTCTCTACAGTCTCCTGGG TTCCAACAGATCGTTGCAGTCTGTTGCAGAcacaaaatgtcaacaattgtGGCTTCCTGATAAGAATTTAAAACGATGA